One genomic window of Candidatus Pseudobacter hemicellulosilyticus includes the following:
- a CDS encoding DUF4876 domain-containing protein produces the protein MKKLLYLMLLTVVGFYSCKKDDKGSGIFSVTVQLKYPENAEFGVTEGVKVKISSASMSYDAMTDASGKVTFGVPVGIYELSVTDTRSDGTRSYIYNGLQSNITVTGNWQSDNIQSLTLEESQAAQVVIKEMFVGGTPKDDGSGAWVYDKYIILYNNSASPADLTNLGISSIGPFNATGTNAFYGTDGELVYKNEGWVPAVNSVWYFQQQVTLAPGKQLVIALNNAVNTTLTVSKSINFDNPEYYAMYDLEDFDNANYYVSPAASIPTSHYVKAIKYGTANAWILSVTSPGLFIFKPEGKTPVDFANDVSVATGTGALASRKVPVEWVVDAVEAYELNANNRKRFTATLDAGYVYHTNRQGYSIYRNVDKAATEAIPENAGKLVYDYNLGTVDLGGATDPSGIDAEASAKKGARIVYQDTNNSSNDFHMRSKASLRTN, from the coding sequence ATGAAAAAGCTACTCTATTTAATGCTGCTAACCGTTGTCGGGTTCTATTCCTGTAAAAAGGACGATAAAGGAAGCGGTATTTTTTCAGTAACGGTACAGTTGAAATATCCTGAGAATGCTGAGTTTGGGGTGACAGAAGGGGTAAAGGTGAAGATCAGTTCGGCTTCCATGTCTTATGACGCCATGACGGATGCCAGCGGTAAAGTGACTTTTGGCGTACCAGTAGGCATTTATGAGCTTTCTGTTACAGACACCCGTTCTGACGGCACCCGCTCCTATATTTACAATGGCCTGCAATCCAATATCACTGTAACCGGTAACTGGCAGAGCGACAATATCCAGAGCCTGACCCTGGAAGAGTCCCAGGCTGCGCAGGTAGTGATCAAGGAAATGTTTGTGGGCGGCACGCCCAAAGATGATGGCTCCGGCGCCTGGGTGTATGACAAATACATCATCCTGTACAATAACTCTGCTTCTCCGGCCGATCTGACCAACCTGGGCATTTCTTCTATCGGGCCCTTCAATGCTACCGGTACCAATGCTTTTTATGGTACAGACGGCGAGCTGGTCTATAAGAACGAAGGCTGGGTCCCTGCCGTCAACAGCGTATGGTATTTCCAGCAGCAGGTGACCCTGGCGCCCGGTAAACAGCTGGTGATTGCGCTGAACAATGCGGTCAACACTACGCTCACGGTCAGCAAGTCCATCAACTTCGATAACCCGGAGTACTATGCTATGTACGACCTGGAAGATTTTGACAATGCCAATTATTATGTATCGCCTGCCGCTTCCATTCCTACCAGCCACTATGTAAAAGCGATTAAATACGGTACGGCCAATGCCTGGATCCTGAGTGTTACCAGCCCTGGTCTGTTCATCTTCAAACCCGAAGGAAAGACGCCTGTTGATTTTGCCAATGATGTTTCCGTTGCAACCGGTACCGGCGCCCTGGCCAGCAGGAAAGTACCAGTAGAATGGGTGGTTGATGCTGTGGAAGCCTATGAACTGAACGCCAATAACAGGAAGCGTTTTACGGCTACCCTGGATGCCGGTTATGTATACCATACCAACCGTCAGGGCTATTCCATTTACCGCAATGTGGACAAAGCGGCTACCGAAGCTATCCCTGAGAACGCCGGTAAGCTGGTGTATGACTATAACCTCGGTACTGTTGACCTGGGTGGTGCTACCGATCCCAGTGGCATTGATGCAGAAGCTTCTGCAAAAAAAGGCGCCAGGATCGTTTACCAGGACACCAACAATTCCAGCAACGATTTCCACATGCGTAGCAAAGCTTCTTTAAGAACCAATTGA